ACTCCTGCGCAAGCTCCAGTGCCTTCGCGAGCGGCACGATGCCGACCTGCTCGCCACTGGGACCGACAAGTCGCACCTCGGGAACGCGAATCCGGTCGTTGATGCGGGGCTCGGCGCTGATGGATCCTCCTCGGTAGCACCACGCGACGGTCTGGCGGACAGCCGCGTAACGTCTGTGTTCGTTAGACCTAACCGCGCCGAAGCAACAAAAATGCCCCGGACGATCACCTGCGGGGCTCCAATACATCCGGAGCACCGCCGCGATGTCGCGGGGCGCGCTTTCGGGCGACTCCATCGCCCGTACGGAACGATGGCGGTCACCTGACCGGACCCGCCGTCCCGGGGGACGGAGCAGGTGGGAGATCGGAGCCTCCACTTGTGGGCCGAACACGCAGGTGTCCGGCCGGTCGTTTCCCCCAGACTACAGGGTTGCCACAGAGGGTGCCAAACCGTGCGCCGGGGCCGTGCGGGGCGGGCTCCCGCGGGCCGGGGCGCGTCCGGCGGGGCCTATCGTGTGGGGCATGAGTGACACCCCTCCTGAGTCCCCCGACTTCGACGCGATGACCCGGGACATCGCCGAGGTCCCCGCCGTCGAGGTGATCGTGACGGTCGCCGTCAACCTGATGAGCGCCGCCGCCGTGAAGCTCGGGCTGAGCGAGGAGGGCGAGAAGTACAAGGACCTGGACGAGGCCCGCAAGCTGATCACCGGGCTCGCCGGTCTGCTGGACGCGAGCGCGACCGAGATCAGCTCCTTCCACGCGGCCCCGCTGCGCGACGGCCTGAAGTCGCTCCAGCTGGCGTTCCGCGAGGCGTCGGTCGTCCCGGACGAGCCGGGCCAGGGTCCGGGCGAGAAGTACACCGGCCCGGTCTACGGCTGACCCCGCCCGTACCTCGCGTACGGTCTCATTCCTTCACGTACAGGGGCTCGCCCGGAGGCGTGGTCCCGGCCGGCAGCAGTGCCAGGTCGAGGCCGCGCACCAGGCGGGCCCGCAGTGTTTCGTCGGCGGCGAGCCGTCCGGCGACCGCGCGGGCGGCCTCGGCGGGCGGCGCTGCCGGGTCGAGGACGAGGGCGAGGGTGCCGTCGGCCCGTCCGGGGCCGAGGTGGGCGCGCAGCACGGCGGGCTCCGCCGCCACCGCCGTGCGGACGGCCGCCACCACGGCCGGGTCGGCGAGCGGGTCGGTGCTGGTGCGTCCCTCGGCGAGGGCGAGCAGCGCCGGTCCGGTCAGCTCGAACGGCACCGGTCCGGCGAGGTCCAGCACGACCGTGTCGGCCTTCTCGTGCGCGGCGGCCTGGAGCGCCTGGTGCAGGGGGACGGCGACCGGGCGGGCCGCGGGGTCCCAGCGGGCCAGGGAGTCG
This sequence is a window from Streptomyces rubradiris. Protein-coding genes within it:
- a CDS encoding DUF1844 domain-containing protein: MSDTPPESPDFDAMTRDIAEVPAVEVIVTVAVNLMSAAAVKLGLSEEGEKYKDLDEARKLITGLAGLLDASATEISSFHAAPLRDGLKSLQLAFREASVVPDEPGQGPGEKYTGPVYG
- a CDS encoding SseB family protein translates to MANKNIPDPGFSDDDGSADPRLSAALAAWAKDRGAVGPVLEALKGARLLVPVVAVLGEVEEDENGLRREKTSDMAVPTLKAGDRTALPAFTSTDSLARWDPAARPVAVPLHQALQAAAHEKADTVVLDLAGPVPFELTGPALLALAEGRTSTDPLADPAVVAAVRTAVAAEPAVLRAHLGPGRADGTLALVLDPAAPPAEAARAVAGRLAADETLRARLVRGLDLALLPAGTTPPGEPLYVKE